A portion of the Cydia fagiglandana chromosome 7, ilCydFagi1.1, whole genome shotgun sequence genome contains these proteins:
- the LOC134666006 gene encoding very long chain fatty acid elongase 7-like, whose amino-acid sequence MTSIYNWYRDLLDNRSDPRVKDWPMTSSPWPTVAICLAYAYFSKSLGPRLMANRKPFELRGVLIVYNLFQTLFSAWIFYEYLMSGWWGEYNFTCQLVDYSRSPTAMRMAATCWWYYFSKFTEFFDTLFFILRKKNEQASTLHVIHHGIMPFSVWMGLKFAPGGHSTFFALLNTFVHIVMYFYYMVSAMGPKYQKYIWWKKYLTAFQMVQFVMIFSHQLQVLFRPSCQYPHVFVYWIAMHGFLFLFLFSDFYKARYTQKVQKRADGLCMAVDVGATRGYKEGSQVPSAYASSAADAFVRRRPVS is encoded by the exons ATGACGAGCATCTACAACTGGTACAGAGACCTCTTGGACAACAGGAGTG ATCCCCGGGTGAAGGATTGGCCGATGACGTCGTCGCCGTGGCCCACGGTCGCGATATGTCTGGCATACGCGTATTTCTCCAAATCTCTCGGGCCCAGACTCATGGCCAACAGGAAACCCTTCGAGCTGAGGGGCGTCCTCATAGTATATAACCTATTCCAAACCCTCTTCAGCGCCTGGATATTCTATGAG TACCTAATGAGCGGCTGGTGGGGTGAATACAACTTCACCTGTCAACTCGTCGACTACTCGCGAAGCCCGACAGCTATGAGG ATGGCAGCCACGTGTTGGTGGTACTACTTCAGCAAGTTCACAGAGTTCTTCGACACGCTGTTCTTCATTCTGCGCAAGAAGAACGAACAGGCGTCCACGCTGCATGTGATACACCACGGCATCATGCCCTTCTCAGTGTGGATGGGGCTTAAATTCGCGCCAG GCGGCCACAGCACATTCTTCGCGCTGCTCAACACGTTCGTGCACATAGTCATGTACTTCTACTACATGGTGTCAGCCATGGGACCCAAGTACCAGAAGTACATCTGGTGGAAGAAGTACCTCACCGCTTTCCAGATG GTGCAGTTCGTGATGATCTTCAGCCACCAGCTGCAGGTGCTGTTCCGGCCGTCGTGCCAGTATCCGCACGTGTTCGTCTACTGGATCGCCATGCACGGGTTCCTCTTCCTGTTCCTCTTCAGCGACTTCTACAAGGCGAGATACACGCAGAAGGTGCAGAAACGCGCCGATGGACTTTGTATG GCGGTGGACGTGGGCGCGACGCGCGGCTACAAGGAGGGCTCGCAGGTGCCGAGCGCGTACGCGTCGTCGGCCGCGGACGCCTTCGTGCGGCGGCGGCCCGTCTCATAG